The DNA window aaggacaTTTAAAAAGCCCTCACGGCTCCTCCCTCCGATCTGGGGGATGGTGATCCGGGGGGTTACAAGGGATGGGGTGAAGAAGGTGGTGGTGCAGGGATGGGAAAAAACCACGGCGAGCAGGTGAAAAGGGGCATTTGTCCCAGAGGGAAAAACCTGTCCTGAAGGAATTATGCTGGTCATGTCCCAAATCCATCCCCCTGGGGCGCGAAAGACCTCATTGCAGAAAGACAGTCcacaaaaagaccccaaaaccccaaaataacacactcacacccccccagACCAGAGCCAACAcaagctctgcagcagagctggcaggaggcaggattTCTGCCACTGGGAAAAAATCCCAGCATGCCCAAACTCACATTTTCCATCAGACcgggaataaaaaataaataaaatccatcttTCACGGCTCCTTTCTGAATGAAATTGCAGACCAGAGACGCTGGCACATTGCGTAATGATCGTGTCGAACCTTTAGGAGATGAGACATCAAGTATAACAGATGTGGGCTATAAAAGCGGATGTGTAGACGCTGCATGAGAAACTGTGATTTTAATGTAGgcagaaacatcagaaaaaaaaaaaaaaagccaagtgaaGCAGTGAAGTtggaacaaaatgtttttgtcGGAAGAAAACCTGCTGGCATTCGAGAGAACGGCAAAATGATCTGTTGCTGGTTTCTCCCATCAGAAGTGCCGATGGAAATTTGCATGGTTTAGAAAAACcagaagtgccttttttttttccaaccgaGCTGTCGGGGAAACGCCAGCCCTCATTAATCTGTGCCCCATTTGCAGCAACGTAAGTGACAATAAAAGCTACAAGGTCACGGTGGCTCGTCCCCGAAGGCATTTGCACACCAGATAACCCCTGAGTCGAGCATTTGTTGCCGGAGAACTCCCCGTCCCTCTCTCAGAGCTCAGTTTTCCATCAGAAATCCCGGTGGGTGTGGAGCCAAGGTGCCCTGGACCTTCCTTGGTGGCCGTTCCACCGTGACCGGTCACCATCCTTCTCCTTCTTAGCCCCCCACCCAGTGGCTTGGTCCCATCCGTCACTGCCCACCCTGCTGTGCCAATTAATCAGGCAGGCAGCCAAGGAGAACTCAATCAGctgaaaatatacattttaattattcccccccccctttttttttttacacccccCCCAGCTTATTTTTCAGCCAGAGCAATCCCCAGGTCTGGGAATTGGGCAGAACCCCAGATCCTGAGCGGTGGTGGGTGGGGAGGAactatttaaaatgcattaagaaaAGCAGGGAGCTGGACTCACCTTCGTCCCTGGACAGCTGGGTGCCACCGAGCAAAAGCGTTTCATGtcattttgccctttttttcccccctccggAAAATGGGGGAAATCTCTGTGTATGGGAAACTCCGCTCTGACGCCACGGACAGAGAAGCGAAATGTCAAGCAGCTGagcatcaaataataaaaaacagacTGATGGGCAGGGAAGAGAGATAAGAAAGATGGTATTTATTTGAATAGCCACAGGAAACCAGAGATTGAAAaatgtctagaaaaaaaaaaacaaaacaacaaaaccaaaaaaagcagcagcacatttggtttaaaaaaaaaaaagtcataacgTGCAGATGTTTTGTACCTTTTCCAGCCAATCCCACCTGACAGGGCCTAGTCCCGTCATGGCCTCGACCATCATTTTTTGGCCTTGTCTCGAGGGTAACCCCCATTGGTCTTATTGAGCGACTCCATGCTGCCGGTTCCCGTCACCACACTGGTGAGTATCCGCTCCACCTCCCCAGGCAGAATTTGCTTCTCTTCGTTCTCCGTCTCCCTGTGGTAGAAATAGTTGAAGTTCGAGACGATGACGGGGACGGGCAGCGCAATGGTCAATACCCCTGCAATGGCGCACAGAGTCCCCACGATCTTCCCACCCAAGGTGGTGGGACACATGTCTCCATAGCCAACGGTTGTCATTGTGACCACGGCCCACCAGAAGCCATCGGGGATGCTGGAGAAATGGGACTGCGGCTCATCCACTTCTGCAAAGTAGACGGCACTGGAGAAGAGGATGACAccaatgaagaggaagaagataagCAAGCCCAGCTCCCGCATGCTGGCCTTGAGGGTCTGCCCCAGGATCTGTAGCCCCTTGGAGTGCCGGGAGAGCTTGAAGATGCGGAAGACCCTGACCAGCCGGATGATCCGCAGGATGGCCAAGGACATGTTCTGCTGCCCGTTGAGTTCGCTCTGCTGGATCAGCTCGGTGGTGAGCGTCACGAAGTAGGGGATGATGGACACAATGTCGATAATGTTCATGATGTTCCTGAAGAACTCGGTCTTGCTGGGGCACACGATGAACCGGACGAACAGCTCGAAGGAGAACCAGATGATGCAGGCAGTCTCTATGACGAAGAAAGGGTCTGTGAAGGTGCTGTGGGCCAGCAAGGTTTCTGTCAGATTCTTAGAAAGCTCCTGGGTGGACTTAAACTCCCTTTCCTCCCTGAACTCCGGCAAAGTCTCCATGCAGAAGATGATGATGGAGATGACAATGACCAGGACGGAGACCAAAGCTACACCCCTGGCCGCACTGGAGCTTTCGGGGTACTCGAAGAGCAGCCAGAATTGCCTATGAAAGTCATTGGTTGGCAAGAGGGTCTCAGGGTCCTTAATGAACCCTTCATCCTCCCTGAACTGGTCCATGGCTTCATCACCCAGCTCATAGAAGGTGATTTCATCAGCAAAGACGTCGATGGGGACGTTGGCCGGACGCCGTATTTTCCCACCAGACTGGTAGTAGTACAGGATCCCATCAAAACTGGGCCTGTTCCTATCAAAGAAATATTCATTCCTCATGGAGTCGAAGTAACGCATCCTCTTTTCCGGGTCCCCAAGCAAGGTCTCGGGGAACTGGTTGAGGGTCTTGAGCCGCGTCTCAAACCTCAGCCCAGCGATGTTGATGATGACTCGTTGATCCCCCTCATCCAtgcccaccctctcccccaccaggTGCTCGCTGAACTCGGCAGAGAACCTGGAGAAAATGGTCTCATTGTTGGCGTTTTCGCTGTTGATGAGGATTCTCAAGTTGGAGAGGAGGTTGGCGCAGCTGGGATGGCCTTTCCGCGACTGGCCGGCGGGGCTGAGGTCGTTTGAATAACAGGGATCCTCCACGATCTGATCAGCGTTGTCAAAACTGACTAGTGCCACCTCCATCTCCTTCCAACTGGACACGTCCATCATACACTAATCAGATTAACAGCATAAATCCCCAGGTCGGATGCCGGCAGCTTGCGTCTTTCCCACGCTATGAGGATCTGCAAGTGAACGGAGAGGGAGACAGAGCTGAATTGTGCATGTGTATCGCTTGGCTCgactgaaaagaataaaagaaatctgAGGTCAGAAAACCGTGTGTTTTTTCTAATGGAAACATTAATTTCATTGAC is part of the Larus michahellis chromosome 21, bLarMic1.1, whole genome shotgun sequence genome and encodes:
- the KCNA10 gene encoding potassium voltage-gated channel subfamily A member 10, whose translation is MMDVSSWKEMEVALVSFDNADQIVEDPCYSNDLSPAGQSRKGHPSCANLLSNLRILINSENANNETIFSRFSAEFSEHLVGERVGMDEGDQRVIINIAGLRFETRLKTLNQFPETLLGDPEKRMRYFDSMRNEYFFDRNRPSFDGILYYYQSGGKIRRPANVPIDVFADEITFYELGDEAMDQFREDEGFIKDPETLLPTNDFHRQFWLLFEYPESSSAARGVALVSVLVIVISIIIFCMETLPEFREEREFKSTQELSKNLTETLLAHSTFTDPFFVIETACIIWFSFELFVRFIVCPSKTEFFRNIMNIIDIVSIIPYFVTLTTELIQQSELNGQQNMSLAILRIIRLVRVFRIFKLSRHSKGLQILGQTLKASMRELGLLIFFLFIGVILFSSAVYFAEVDEPQSHFSSIPDGFWWAVVTMTTVGYGDMCPTTLGGKIVGTLCAIAGVLTIALPVPVIVSNFNYFYHRETENEEKQILPGEVERILTSVVTGTGSMESLNKTNGGYPRDKAKK